DNA sequence from the Bradyrhizobium sp. CIAT3101 genome:
CCTTAGAACTTGAAATGTTTCCTCGCTGCGACTCCTAGAGGCGCACGCGGGAAAGTGTCCAAGTTCAAGGGAGTATCGATTGATGCCGTTTTTGAATTGATGGAACGGCAGGGAGCGGGAACGGAGTGTGACCGCCAGGAGAAAAGGCGTCGCCCGTTTCAGTGCGCAATTGCGCACAAAGGCGGGCGACGATGTGAATGTGGCGGGAGGACTGTGGTCCTCCCGCGCTTCTTTGAAGGGTCAGTCCCGGTCGCGCAGCCGCACGCCCGGCAGCAGGCGCGTATGGTCCTCGCCGCGCACCGCCTCGAGATCGTCCGGCTCGAGGCCGAGCGCTTTCAGGATGGTGGGCGCCACCTGCCGGTTCGCGACGCGCTCGCGAACGACTGTGGGCGCGAGCTTTGGATTGGAGACGACGAGCAGGACATGCGTGTCGTCCTCGGCGAAACCGCCATGTTCGGCGATCTTGGCCTTGCTCTTGCTGTAGATCGTGCCGGCGATCGGCTGGATGATGATGTCAGGCGTACGGCCGCCGGCCGGATCGCCGAACCGATCGACCAAATCCTCACCGGCATAGATTTTCTCGATGTGAGCCTTGTTGCTGCCTTTGCGGTCGGCTTCGAGGATTGCGACGGCCTTCTCGGCATCACCCTGGTTCTTCAGCCAGATCAGCGCAACGTCGTCGGCGGTTTCCTGGGCCAGCGTGACGCCCCCATTGGTCAACAAATCGGCCGGATCGGTCACGTCGGCGCGCGCGCCGCCGCCCAACTTCGGATTGGTGCTGCCGGTCAGCATGTGCAGCTTGTTGACGTCGATCGGCGACTGGCCGTGCTTGGCGCCGACGATCACCAGGGTGTCGCGCGCGAGGTGCTGGTCCGCCAGCGCATCGAGCATCTGGCCGAGCGAGGCGTCGACGAAGTCGAGCGATGCCTGGAGCTGCGGGCTCGGCGTCGCCGCGGCGTCAAGATATCCGTCGGCGGTCACTTTCTGGCCGACGCTGACGGCCTGGAAGTTCATGCCGAAGATCGCGGGAACGCCGGTCTTGGTCTTGCCGGTGTGATCAAAGCCCTTGATCCAGTTGAGCACGGCCGTGACCTTGAGCTGGTCGTAGGTGCGCGTGAAGCTCGGGTCGGTGGTCCAGTCCGCGCCGGGTTGACCCGGCACCGAGGTCGAGTTGATCTCGGGCGCATAGAGCTCGTCGAGGCCCTTGCCGGACGGACCGCTGATGATCTCGTAAGCGGGATGCTTGTCCGACCAGGCCGTGCGCCGACCGGCCTCGTGGATCACTTCCATGATGGTGTTGAGCCTCTGGAACTGATGCGGATAGACCGGTTCGCATTTGCCGTTCGTCAGGCGCATCGGCAGATGCGTCGGATCGATATGACTGGAGCCGGCAGGGCCGCCGCCGTCGAGCTTGGTCAAGTCGTAGTCGATCGATTCATCGAACAGCGTCTCGGTTCCGGGGCTGCCCTGGCAGTTGCTGCCGGGCGCGAACAGCGTGCGGTCGTAGGAATCGTCATAGAACACGCCGTGGGTTTTCGGCGTCCCTCCGGTCATGAATGCAAGGAGACCAGGGAAGGAGTCCGAGGGGCGAGAGGTGTGCGCATCGGCGAAATGGACGCCATGCGCGAGCAGCCTGGCCAAGCTCGACGAGGGGTGAGAGCTGACATAGCGCTGCAGATCGACCTCATGCATGCCGTCGACGCTGATCAGCAGCACATGCTTGATGTCGCCCTTGTCCTTATCGTCCGCGCGGGCGAACGAAGGGGCCAGCAGCGAAAGACCAAGGGTCGAGGCAAAAGCGATTGCGACGGCCGCGCGCGGCCGCTTTTCGATCGTCATGATTGAGCTCCCCAATGATGTCTGTTGCGGATTGACGTGCAGGCGCACGACCACGCGCAGCGGGGAGCTTGCGCTCCCGCCACGTGCGTCAACACCTGCGTCAAATTGTAGCGTTGGGAAAACTAGGTAACGGCGATGACCGTTGGATGACGTCGCGACTACGTGGCACGCGAAAATTTTTCTGTGCGCGCGATCGTCAACTCAAACTAATGCCAGGTTCGTCGGGTGCACGCCGGTGAAGATGCGCTGGATGCTGTCGTTGCCGAGGCCGAAGACGTGGCCGAACAGATCGGCAAACAGCGCGCGATAATCGGTCAGCACGGGATAGTCGCGGTTCTGGAACAGATGCGGCTGTTCGACCTTGACCTGCTCGCCGAGAATGCGGCCGCCATTGATGCCGCCACCGAGCACCCAATAGACGCTGCCATGGCCGTGATCGGTGCCGCGGTCGCCGTTCTCGCGGAAGGTGCGGCCGAATTCCGAGATTATGACCACCACCGTATCGCGCCACGCGGCCGGCCCGACTTCCTCGGAGAAGCCGACGAGGGCGCGCCCGAGCTCGCCGAGCCGGTCGGCGAGATAGCCGTTGGCGGCACCCTGGTTGACATGGGTGTCCCAGCCGCCGACGTCGACGAAGCCGAGGTTGAACTGCTCGCGCATCAATCGGCCGATACGGCGGGCCGACAATTCGAAGCCGCGCGGCGAGACGGCGCCGCGATTGGCGGCATTCATCTCCTCGGAGACCGAGCGGTAGACGTCGTCGCGCACGCGAAAGCCTTCCGACACCGAGGACGCCAGGTTGGACTGGGCATACATCTTCTTGATCAGATCGGCCTGACGGTCGTCGACGCCGGGTTTGGCGACGTTGTTGATGCCGGTGTTCGGCACCTGCGATTTGCCGCGGAAGATCAGCGGGAGCTGGTCGGTGAACGCGATCGGCTTGACCCGCGTCAGCTCGGTGGCGAGCCGGCTCATGAAGCCCGAACGATAGTCGCGCGAGCCGGAGGCCGACTGGCCGAGCTCGATCGTGTCCTGGGTCTCGAAATGGCTCCGGGTCAGGTCGTCGCTGGTGCCGGCGAAGGGAATGAAGGCGATCTCGCGTTTGGCCCAGAGCGGATAGATGCTGTCGCGCAGGGCCGGATGCAGTCCCCAATCGGCGTCGAGCGAAAGCGCGGCGTTGGGATTGCCGAGATCGGGCTTGGCAATGGCGAGCGTCGGTCGCGATGCCCGATAGAATTCGCTGGAGACCGGCACCACGACATTCGCTGCGTCATAGGCGCCGCGCAGGAACACCACGAGCATACGGGCATCGGTTGCCGGCGCGGCCCAGACGCGGCCTGCCACCGTGAGCGGCGCGAGTGCGGCAAAGGTCTTGATCAGCTCGCGACGGTTCATGGTGATCTCCGTAGCTCAGTGCATGAATTCCGGTGACGACAGGAACAGCGTGTTCCAGTCCTGCGGTGAAATCGCCCGGTCGAGCGAGGCCAAGGTCGCGGGGCCCAGCGTCTTGCGAAGGCCGTTGAAGTAGAGTGCATTCTGGAGCAGCGGGAACGCGGGCTGCTCGACCGGGTTCGGTCCGTCCGATTTGAACAGGCCGGACGAGCCCGATCCGATCTGGCGCGCGATCTCGAAGCGCACCATCATCTGTCCAGGGCCGTTCCACGATGCCGAGGTCAGCGCGTAGCCATCCGGCGTCTCGTGGTTGAACAGGCCCTCGCCGAGGCGATTGATCCAGCCCTGGATCGGCGCCGTGTTCAGGATGACCCGGTCGTCATAGGCGAGGCGGACGGCCGACAGCACGTATTGCACGGGATCCTTGAAGCGCGTGCCGGGTTTCAGCGCGGCCTCGAATTCGCTCGAATGGATCATCGTTGCGAGGACCGACGCAATGTCGCCGTCGGTGGATTTGAAGCTCTGCGCCATCCGCTGCACCAGCGTCTCGGGCGGATTGTCCGAGACGAAATAGGTCGCGATCTTGCGCGAGACATGGCTCGCGGTCGCCGGATGGCGGACCAGAATGTCGATGGCCTCGTCGACCTCGGCAAGTCCACGGCCCTTGATGGTGTGGCCGAGAAAGGTCTTGTCGCTGTAGTCGTGACGGGACGGATTGAACTCGAAGGCGCCCTCGCGCACGAGCTGGGACTGCAATTCCGGCTTGAGCTTCGGGTCTTCCGGCTTGGTGTCGATGCCGACCCCGGTGAGGATCTTCGCGAGCGCCTCGACGTCGGCCTGGGTGTAGCCGGAGCCGACGCCCATGGTGTGCAGCTCCATGATCTCGCGGGCGTAGTTCTCGTTCAGATGGCCTGCCGCGTTGTCGGCGTTGTCGAGATAGCGCAGCATCGCGGGATGACGAACGGTCGCGGCGAGCAGGTCGCGAAACTTGCCGAGCGAGTTCGGACGAAGGGCATGATCGACGTAGTCGCCGACCAGTATGCGCAGATTCGATTTGTACTGGTGGACATTGAAATGATTGAACCAGAAC
Encoded proteins:
- a CDS encoding alkaline phosphatase family protein, which gives rise to MTIEKRPRAAVAIAFASTLGLSLLAPSFARADDKDKGDIKHVLLISVDGMHEVDLQRYVSSHPSSSLARLLAHGVHFADAHTSRPSDSFPGLLAFMTGGTPKTHGVFYDDSYDRTLFAPGSNCQGSPGTETLFDESIDYDLTKLDGGGPAGSSHIDPTHLPMRLTNGKCEPVYPHQFQRLNTIMEVIHEAGRRTAWSDKHPAYEIISGPSGKGLDELYAPEINSTSVPGQPGADWTTDPSFTRTYDQLKVTAVLNWIKGFDHTGKTKTGVPAIFGMNFQAVSVGQKVTADGYLDAAATPSPQLQASLDFVDASLGQMLDALADQHLARDTLVIVGAKHGQSPIDVNKLHMLTGSTNPKLGGGARADVTDPADLLTNGGVTLAQETADDVALIWLKNQGDAEKAVAILEADRKGSNKAHIEKIYAGEDLVDRFGDPAGGRTPDIIIQPIAGTIYSKSKAKIAEHGGFAEDDTHVLLVVSNPKLAPTVVRERVANRQVAPTILKALGLEPDDLEAVRGEDHTRLLPGVRLRDRD
- a CDS encoding DUF1501 domain-containing protein — protein: MNRRELIKTFAALAPLTVAGRVWAAPATDARMLVVFLRGAYDAANVVVPVSSEFYRASRPTLAIAKPDLGNPNAALSLDADWGLHPALRDSIYPLWAKREIAFIPFAGTSDDLTRSHFETQDTIELGQSASGSRDYRSGFMSRLATELTRVKPIAFTDQLPLIFRGKSQVPNTGINNVAKPGVDDRQADLIKKMYAQSNLASSVSEGFRVRDDVYRSVSEEMNAANRGAVSPRGFELSARRIGRLMREQFNLGFVDVGGWDTHVNQGAANGYLADRLGELGRALVGFSEEVGPAAWRDTVVVIISEFGRTFRENGDRGTDHGHGSVYWVLGGGINGGRILGEQVKVEQPHLFQNRDYPVLTDYRALFADLFGHVFGLGNDSIQRIFTGVHPTNLALV
- a CDS encoding DUF1800 domain-containing protein; the encoded protein is MALAAGLHPNTTRADDLNPHDLALLDRLTFGVSTASAAHMHGLGAERWLQEQLHPAGNPVLPDAAKAQIDAMPDVHSFPFDIAVAFEQQSKSANQVADPEQKKAAQQVFQQAMNDRAKQAAARTILRALYAPDQLRERMVWFWFNHFNVHQYKSNLRILVGDYVDHALRPNSLGKFRDLLAATVRHPAMLRYLDNADNAAGHLNENYAREIMELHTMGVGSGYTQADVEALAKILTGVGIDTKPEDPKLKPELQSQLVREGAFEFNPSRHDYSDKTFLGHTIKGRGLAEVDEAIDILVRHPATASHVSRKIATYFVSDNPPETLVQRMAQSFKSTDGDIASVLATMIHSSEFEAALKPGTRFKDPVQYVLSAVRLAYDDRVILNTAPIQGWINRLGEGLFNHETPDGYALTSASWNGPGQMMVRFEIARQIGSGSSGLFKSDGPNPVEQPAFPLLQNALYFNGLRKTLGPATLASLDRAISPQDWNTLFLSSPEFMH